From a region of the Corallococcus coralloides DSM 2259 genome:
- a CDS encoding ankyrin repeat domain-containing protein yields the protein MVRKLLLGSLGLVMLVCTVLTAAWMSLRAPATPAGRLLATSDAERYLLAAAREGETDIVQGLVKAGTPVEARDARGFSPLILAAYHGHTQTVRALLDAGADACAGDSRGNTALMGAAFKGYADVVKLLSAQPCAVDQTNRLGQTALMFAVLFGRTEVADQLRHQGASPALRDTSGRSANDWARTQTPDAPVAPIQVLEAPTAQVR from the coding sequence ATGGTTCGCAAGCTGCTGCTCGGTTCGCTGGGTCTGGTGATGCTGGTGTGCACGGTGCTGACCGCCGCGTGGATGTCCCTGCGCGCTCCGGCGACGCCCGCCGGACGGCTGCTCGCCACCAGCGACGCGGAGCGCTACCTGCTCGCCGCCGCGCGCGAGGGCGAGACGGACATCGTCCAGGGGCTCGTCAAGGCCGGCACGCCCGTGGAGGCCCGCGACGCGCGAGGCTTCTCCCCCCTCATCCTCGCCGCCTACCACGGCCACACCCAGACGGTGCGGGCACTGCTCGACGCCGGGGCGGACGCGTGCGCGGGTGACAGCCGGGGCAACACCGCCCTCATGGGCGCCGCCTTCAAGGGCTACGCGGACGTGGTGAAGCTGCTCTCCGCCCAGCCCTGCGCGGTGGACCAGACCAACCGGCTGGGCCAGACGGCCCTGATGTTCGCCGTCCTCTTCGGCCGCACGGAGGTGGCCGACCAGCTGCGCCACCAGGGCGCCTCTCCCGCGCTGCGCGACACCAGCGGCCGCTCGGCCAATGACTGGGCCCGGACCCAGACGCCGGACGCCCCCGTCGCTCCCATCCAGGTCCTGGAAGCCCCCACCGCACAGGTGCGCTGA
- a CDS encoding catalase, with amino-acid sequence MNRRSLMLAVLLSGAPVLAAGNPPPITTDSGAPLGTNQSSKTAGPRGGILLEDFALIEKLARFDRERIPERVVHARGVGAYGSFESYGDFSHLTRASVFSQKGKKTPMFVRFSTVIHPSGSPETLRDPRGFALKFFTDEGNWDLVGNNLPIFFIRDAIKFPDMVHSLKPSPVTNRQDPGRYFDFFSHQPESTHMLTQLYSDLGIPANYRQMDGNGVHAFKFVNAKGQVKYVKFNWKSQQGVKGLTAEEATKLGGEDFQHATHDLYTNIQAGKFPSWELSVQVLDPKDLDGFTFDPLDATKDWPKDRLPPVKLGRFTLNKMPDNFFEETEQSAFSPGVMPPGIEPSEDRLLQGRLFSYADTQRYRLGANYLSLPVNRARAAVNNNSQAGAMNSGNTKSDVNYEPSVTRETQDTPSALFSNAPLTGTTQQRPIEKTDNFTQAGAFWTALDAGAKERLIQNLAGDLGQVRDAKVKARMVGHFYAANADYGTRLAKAVNVKLDDAKATIAPLATHGVP; translated from the coding sequence TTGAACCGACGCTCGTTGATGCTCGCCGTCCTTCTGTCTGGCGCCCCCGTCCTCGCCGCCGGCAACCCGCCGCCCATCACCACCGACTCGGGCGCGCCGCTGGGCACGAACCAGAGCTCCAAGACGGCCGGCCCGCGGGGCGGCATCCTCCTGGAGGACTTCGCCCTCATCGAGAAGCTCGCGCGCTTCGACCGTGAGCGCATCCCGGAGCGCGTGGTGCACGCGCGCGGCGTGGGCGCCTACGGCTCCTTTGAGAGCTACGGCGACTTCTCCCACCTCACGCGCGCGTCCGTCTTCTCCCAGAAGGGCAAGAAGACACCGATGTTCGTGCGCTTCTCCACGGTCATCCACCCCAGCGGTTCACCGGAGACGCTGCGCGACCCGCGCGGCTTCGCCCTGAAGTTCTTCACGGACGAGGGCAACTGGGACCTGGTCGGCAACAACCTGCCCATCTTCTTCATCCGTGACGCCATCAAGTTCCCGGACATGGTGCACTCGCTGAAGCCGTCCCCGGTGACCAACCGGCAGGACCCGGGCCGCTACTTCGACTTCTTCAGCCACCAGCCGGAATCCACGCACATGCTCACCCAGCTCTATTCGGACCTGGGCATCCCGGCGAACTACCGGCAGATGGACGGCAACGGCGTGCACGCCTTCAAGTTCGTCAACGCCAAGGGACAGGTGAAGTACGTCAAGTTCAACTGGAAGTCCCAGCAGGGCGTGAAGGGGCTCACCGCGGAGGAGGCCACGAAGCTGGGCGGCGAGGACTTCCAGCACGCCACGCACGACCTCTACACGAACATCCAGGCGGGGAAGTTCCCCTCGTGGGAGCTGAGCGTGCAGGTGCTGGATCCCAAGGACCTGGACGGCTTCACGTTCGATCCGCTGGACGCCACCAAGGACTGGCCCAAGGACCGGCTGCCCCCCGTGAAGCTGGGCCGGTTCACCCTCAACAAGATGCCGGACAACTTCTTCGAGGAGACGGAGCAGTCCGCCTTCTCCCCGGGCGTGATGCCGCCGGGCATCGAGCCGTCCGAGGACCGGCTGCTGCAGGGCCGCCTCTTCTCCTACGCGGACACGCAGCGCTACCGCCTGGGCGCCAACTACCTGTCCCTGCCGGTGAACCGCGCTCGGGCCGCGGTGAACAACAACAGCCAGGCCGGCGCGATGAACAGCGGCAACACGAAGTCGGACGTGAACTACGAGCCCAGCGTCACGCGTGAGACGCAGGACACGCCCTCCGCCCTCTTCTCCAACGCGCCGCTCACCGGCACCACGCAGCAGCGCCCCATCGAGAAGACGGACAACTTCACGCAGGCGGGCGCCTTCTGGACGGCGCTCGACGCGGGCGCCAAGGAGCGGCTCATCCAGAACCTGGCCGGGGACCTGGGCCAGGTGCGCGACGCGAAGGTCAAGGCGCGCATGGTGGGCCACTTCTACGCGGCGAACGCGGACTACGGCACGCGCCTGGCCAAGGCCGTGAACGTGAAGCTGGACGACGCGAAGGCCACCATCGCCCCGCTCGCCACCCACGGCGTGCCCTGA
- a CDS encoding lysine 5,6-aminomutase subunit alpha, producing MSGPFIDDARIAEARKLADEIVNPIFDLIQRNTTVSNERTVLRFFGISGAGARGVPLANLMVDKLQSAGVLNRGAAYWYGRALQLGASSPLDAVERITALPTDKLGALSPEMEANLRDAVREEARAAMTELKARIAQRNALREQFPMSPAPHKYVIVATGNIYDDVDQARAAAQAGADVIAVIRSTAQSLLDYVPHGATTEGYGGTYATQENFRVMREALDDESRKLKRYIQLTNYSSGLCMSEIAFCAAYERLDMLLNDAMYGILFRDINMRRTFIDQYFSRRICALAGIIINTGEDNYITTADAYDAAHTVIASQFINECFAKRAGLKDWQLGIGHSYEIDPYRDDTLLLELSQAMLVRRCFPDAPLKYMPPTKHKETDIFFSHAYDVMADLVAIWTRQGIQLLGMMTEAMHTPLLADRYVALKSASYIHRAARGIDEEFTVREDGKIANRAREVFAKAEELLRECHTEGMVAAIGKGRFGDVKREETGGKGLDGVLEKAPDYFNPFLEMLEAS from the coding sequence ATGTCAGGCCCGTTCATCGACGACGCGCGGATTGCCGAGGCGCGCAAGCTGGCGGACGAGATCGTCAATCCGATCTTCGACCTCATCCAACGCAACACCACTGTTTCCAATGAGCGCACCGTGTTGCGCTTCTTTGGCATTTCCGGCGCCGGTGCGCGCGGCGTACCGCTGGCCAACCTCATGGTGGACAAGCTGCAGTCCGCCGGGGTGCTCAACCGGGGCGCCGCGTACTGGTACGGCCGCGCGCTACAGCTGGGCGCCAGCAGTCCGCTGGACGCCGTGGAGCGCATCACCGCGCTGCCTACGGACAAGCTGGGCGCGCTGTCTCCGGAGATGGAGGCCAACCTGCGCGACGCCGTGCGCGAGGAGGCCCGCGCGGCGATGACGGAGCTGAAGGCCCGCATCGCCCAGCGCAACGCCCTGCGCGAGCAGTTCCCCATGTCGCCCGCGCCGCACAAGTACGTCATCGTCGCCACCGGCAACATCTACGACGACGTGGACCAGGCGAGAGCGGCGGCGCAGGCGGGCGCGGACGTCATCGCGGTCATCCGCTCCACGGCGCAGTCGCTCCTGGACTACGTGCCCCACGGCGCGACCACGGAGGGCTACGGCGGCACCTACGCCACCCAGGAGAACTTCCGCGTGATGCGCGAGGCCCTGGATGACGAGAGCCGCAAGCTCAAGCGCTACATCCAGCTGACCAACTACTCGTCCGGCCTGTGCATGTCGGAGATCGCCTTCTGCGCGGCGTACGAGCGGCTGGACATGCTCCTCAACGACGCGATGTACGGCATCCTCTTCCGCGACATCAACATGCGGCGGACGTTCATCGACCAGTACTTCAGCCGCCGCATCTGCGCCCTGGCCGGCATCATCATCAACACCGGCGAGGACAACTACATCACCACCGCGGACGCGTACGACGCGGCCCACACCGTCATCGCCAGCCAGTTCATCAACGAGTGCTTCGCCAAGCGCGCGGGCCTCAAGGACTGGCAGCTGGGCATCGGGCACTCGTACGAAATCGACCCGTACCGGGACGACACGCTGCTCCTGGAGCTGTCGCAGGCGATGCTGGTGCGCCGCTGCTTCCCGGACGCGCCGCTCAAGTACATGCCGCCCACGAAGCACAAGGAGACGGACATCTTCTTCAGCCACGCGTACGACGTGATGGCGGACCTGGTGGCCATCTGGACGCGGCAGGGCATCCAGCTCCTGGGCATGATGACGGAGGCCATGCACACGCCGCTGCTCGCGGACCGGTACGTGGCGCTCAAGTCCGCGTCGTACATCCACCGCGCGGCGCGGGGCATCGACGAGGAGTTCACCGTTCGCGAGGACGGGAAGATCGCCAACCGCGCGCGCGAGGTCTTCGCCAAGGCGGAGGAGCTGCTGCGCGAGTGCCACACCGAGGGCATGGTGGCGGCCATCGGCAAGGGGCGCTTCGGTGACGTGAAGCGCGAGGAGACCGGTGGCAAGGGCCTGGACGGCGTGCTGGAGAAGGCGCCGGATTACTTCAATCCGTTCCTGGAAATGCTGGAGGCGTCATGA